Genomic window (Capsicum annuum cultivar UCD-10X-F1 chromosome 10, UCD10Xv1.1, whole genome shotgun sequence):
cttttgtcattgctgaaaaagaacaatattgaagatttattaattaagtGGGTCGGCCTCGTACGAAAAAATCGcgcgggtatatatatatattatgaaccAAAGGgcgaatttatgttatataatatatttaaatataatttatttaaatattaaattaaagatgaaattatactaataataaaaaaattatagttttaataaaacgttattaaattaactttattaaggatagtagtagtagtatattaagttaacgttatcaaattagcgttattaaaatgttagtattaaattaacattatcaaaacgttattaaattaacgcaggggcggacctacgtggttgccatgggatTCACCCGAACTCCCTCggtaaaaaattacgttgtatatataaggtagaaaatctatatttatgtacgtatattaatgttgaaccacatgaaacaaggcatttagatagcccagtggtgttattttcTATTCTTGGGCACTTCGTTCAGCCTACTGCGCGgattcgatccctgctagtgattttttttcaataaaaaaaaagttaggtgctgctcttatagaaataaataaataaataaataaataataataataataataattaaaaaaataaaaagaaaacgacgttattttaacataaaaagcaaaactttgacagtgaacaaatataacctttacctatttaaaactgcacaaatatgatctccctccaagtcagcccttttaacgacgtggcgcCGTGTGATTGGATGAGTTTTCCACGTAAatgcgagtgaaactcacgcatggggttgcaaaatcggaggtcatatttgttcagattttgaatagttaaaggtcttatttgtgcactatcaaagtttaaagtCAAATTTATAATTTGACGTCAAGTTTAGTATTAATATATTAtccctaaataaaaaaataaaaaaaataaaaaaaataaaggatctTAACATAAATAGCCGGTCAAACTCACTGTTTACTCTAAGCTGGGATGTTGCAACAAGATGccttttcaaatttttatatCTAAGATAGTTATTTTGGCTACTGAGGAAGTAACCATCAAGTCAAAAAAATGAAGGGAACAACACATTTCAATCCTAAAAACTacaaagaaatgaaagaagaCAAAATAAGACATTGCGAGAGAGAAGCTATGCCATCTTCTTTTGTCGTTGGTTAGGTATGAGTTCAGACGAACTCAGTAATTTTTGCTTCGATGACAAGTTCAGTCATAAATTTCAAATCCAGGTTCACATCTTGTGGGCACGGGGCGGAGGGGACATATTTTGCAATTCCCAAGTGGATTGACTGAAgtgatttatttggaaaatatatGTTGGAACTGCAATTTTGGAGAGGAGGGAGTGCCTCCTTTTATGGAAAGAATCGAGCTGCGAGAAGAACTTCTATTCATGGAATATGGTTCAATAAACACAACTACAACTGTGATATCGTCATGGAAATGCCTTCTTACACCTCGATCAATCTTTTTAAGGTCCGAATATCGCATTTCTCTTTTCTTGGCTGCTACATGTAGAGCAGCTTTGATAAGTCTTCTAGCAATTCCCTGCTAAGAGTAAAGAGGAGTATAATTTTCTGATTTAACAATCGGATTCAGAAACTGTGCATTCAGTAATGATCCTCAATGTATTTTGTTGttcaaactcttcaaaaatgttgtcatGTGAGTGCTGGATCCTCCAAAAGTACTGCATTTTTGGATGATCCAACACTAGTTCGGCAGCATTTttgagagtccgagcaacataggtaaAAATAGTATGCTAAAAGCTGATCAAGAAGTAATTTCTTCCTTTCAACCAAAGGAAAATGGATATCACAACGTAAATCCTCCGTCTTAAAATAAGTAGATTGGGAAGCACTTTTTGATAAGTTTGAACAGTAAAATCTTGATGCCTTTGAGTGTGCTCGATGTTTTGAAATCACCTAGCTTTTTAGTTTGTATTGGGATTTGAACTCTGATCTATGATTTTTATCCCACTTCATTATCCACTAGGCCACACCTTCGAGTGCATCATCATCTTTATCGTGATTCTCAATATTATTGAAGTTTAAGAGAATAGGGAAGGCTAAACTAGGGAGCAGTGACCATGTGACTGTTGAGAAAATTCAGTTTGGTTCACAAATCCTGAACTTTTGCAGTGCTaatcaccaaataaatctaactgTGGAATGAACATAGAGGTCATTATTAGATATTACTGTGAAAGCTTACACTTCTGGGATGATTGTGGACAATATCAACAACCTCCTCGTTGCTAAGATGGTCCCATAGACCATCCGAAGCAAATATGACAAATTGATCCTTGGAAGTCAGTTTGTGAATGGATATTGATGGTTCCGCTCTGAGGATTGGTTTCGGGAATGGTTCTGGCAACCTAAATCTTGCCAATAGTGGTGCCTGGTTGAACTCTGACTTCTTAAGATATGCATCACCAATGGACCTTGAAACCTATAAAGAAAGATAGATTAGGAACAGAACATCAATATCAATCAAATGCCTTTGAAGCTCAAACTACATATAGTCTTAAAATGCTACTTAACATAAGGTAGAATAACATATAATCACCCTTAGGTTACTTAACTACATCAACGACTCTTAGATGGTGTGAATTTAGCAGAATTCAGTAGCTTTGGCCGAGAGTTTGTATATGTGTTGAAAGATCCATTAAATATGTACATATAACAGATTCAGAATTAAGGTAAGGAATGGGAAATATAAGAATGAGAGCTTCCGATATTAACAACAGACAACCAAAGAATTGAGACTATATTTATAAAAATCTTACCTGTATAATACCCTTCACACGCCAAACGTTGTGTTTGAGAACCACAATCCGCGAATCCTGAGGATGCAATAACCTAAGCTCATCTCTCACGGATTCAATACTTGCATTATGCTCCGTTGACAATTGAATAGCTGCTACGCTCTTTGCAGCTTTATCTACTCTGCCTAGTACTGCACGCGAATCTCCAACATTGGCGGTATACAGTAGTCCACTGCATATTACGCCGACCAAGCAACATGATCCTACTGTTGCAATTTGTGGCTTCTCATGCCATTGTGTCTTTACAAGTGACAGAAACTCTTCTTCAGTTTCCAAGAAAGCTTTTCTTATGGCATCAACAGAAATCTCTTGATGCTCTGTTGCAAATTCTGATAATGAAAATGAAATGCAGTTAAATATGAGCATGAGTGACCGAGCCAGGAATATGATGAAAGGTATGCAAATTTTCTTCTTGGTTGTGTTAAGGATTTGCAAAATTTAATATGCACTCGGGGAGCCTGGAATTTGTTGAAGGATGTGCAAATTTTATTCTCAGTTGTGTTAAAGATgtgtaaaattaaatatacacCCATAATAGCAAACATTTAACCTCTTTCTGCAATAGGTTGCTTCCACgacttgaacctgtgacctcccggtcacatgacaacaactctATCAGCTACTACAAGATGTGAGCTCAAATTTCAAACACAATAACATGTTTGAGGCGGATTCAAGATTTAAACATAATGGTTCGACATGTAAGGTTCTTAGCACTGAACGTAATATACTTCTAATGTTAAGAGTTCAAatctataattttttgaaattttagtgAATTTTCCCAAATAAATCTATGTTGCTCATAGAAAATTTTGGGTTCGGATGAACCTGGTACCAAAATACTGCATAGGCCCATATGTTACAACTCAAAAAGATCTAGACTCTGAGCCAGTCTAATAAACTTGTTACATTTCATGACAAAATTAATGTCACTGTAGATAAGTTACATATTGGAGACATAATGTAGGTAATATCTTATTTTGAATCAAGTCAATCAAATTCCACATAATTCTCTAACAAGACATTTTGAACTTTCGGGATTTCTGCTATACTAGGACAATCAATATGACAAAGAAACATCACACATTTGAATTAAAAACATTAGTACGTACTCTTGAGATTGGAGAACAAAGCATTGTTTACAAACCGCGATGTCTCCGGTCCTCCATGTCCATCATAGACACCAATAAATGTTCCATGAGGTCCTAATTTCACAGAACTCAATGGCCCTGATTCCAGTTGACTCTGATCTTCCATCAAATTATTCGCCTGTATTACCGCCATGGAAAATTCTCCATTTGCATGAGCTCCCAAATCCTTATACCACATTAATTCTTTAAACCTACCATTCAGATCTCCTCCTCGTCGACTACCACTCCCCTTCACGGAAGGCCTCCAACACCGTGTAACCATGTTATTCTCAGCAATTAGTACTACCAAATAATGTCTAGcaattttgaatattttcattCCACATGTTACTCAATTTCTACAtctatcgttcaagattcatatAGCTGACTCCAACTAATTTCTGTTTGATGGGCAACCACTACCAGCTAGGCCTATAGACCATGAACATGTAATAAAATTCCAAACAAATGAAAGAAACCAAATGTGTATGGGCAAAAGTGAAGAATAAGTTTTTATGTGAGTTCAAAGAATATGGTATAGTTCAATCTTTTGTGGTCCTTGTATAAATGTGTCAATTTTCAACAACAACCTTAGCTGTAAAAACCCATAAAAAGATGTGATCGTAACAGAGTTTGTTCAATTCTTGGATCAAAAAAGAGAAtgggaaacaaaaaaacaaaatttggAATTTGGAATTTGGAAGTTATTTTCCAAATGATCTTTTTGATTAGGTGTTAGATGAGATCTCAATTTGTTTGACAcaatctttttcatttttgggtATATATAACACATGGTGAACCTCCACATTTTTCTCCATTTTAGTGTCTCTATGCTTCTTGGTTgttatatttttgacattttaagTTATGGTGGTTGTGGTCATGGTTCTCTAGTCTCTAGGGCCTTCTATCACAAGGCTAAAATTTCATTTCTGATTTCTTTTTCACCAAGCTATTGTCACTCCGATATTGACGATTTACGCGTATTTACGAAATTTGGTTCTAAGAGAAATTGTATAAGCTGCACACGCATTGATTTTTTgtttataaattatattaatagttGGTTTAATGGAAGGAAGCTTTTCAGAGTTATAATTGATGAATTCTTAACATTAATAATGTACCAAGAAAAAATGAATTATTAGGaaaaaagattataaaataaTTGCATCTTAAATTTAGAAGAataagtttcaaataaaaaatatcatatgaatctttatttattaaggaaaaaaatattttaactttagATTACCAATTTTATTGAGTGCTCTcgctttctttttatttttctattcatttttgCAGACGTGACAGCTAGATGCTTGGTATGACAAACGTTTTTCCTAATAACTGTCATAACTTTGATTTAAGTGTGTTATTATCAATATCTAAAATTACTAAATTTGTTAAAACACTATCCAATTTGGTATATACAATATGTTTTTGCAATAAATGATTTTCACTAACCAAGTATGACAAATTATACTTCAATATCTTCAGCAGGAGGACTAGAAACTTGACCTTTAAAATATTGGGATATAAAGTTTTTGGAACCCCGAAAAACAGTCTTTGCCACAGTCTCAGTCCTTTGAGTGAGAACTTTGTGGTTATCTATTTCTTGTGCAATAGCTCACCAACACATGAGTTTTAAACCACGCTAGGCAAGCCCCTTGTGACGCGCTCATGACAGAACGATAGGCAAATCGAAGGCTGGATTCGATCTCAGATCTCCCACATGGGAGACCCACCTCCCAATCACTCAACCATGCCCTTCCGGCCTAGAATAGAAACTTGATCACTAAATATTGTCCGATCACCAAATATTGTCCTTTGTTACAAGACAAGAATATCACATGGCATCAGTCAACCTCAGTTTGCTTAAATATACTTAATACATATTATCAGATTATGGTGTAAAAGAAATTGAATCGACATTTTGAACGGTAAATAAAAGATTAGAGGATAAATCAAcgcaaaattcaaaattttaaacatCCAATATATAGTCCATCTCAATGCTTcattttcttaattaaaataCATGCTTATAAAGACTAGAGATGAGCGAGAGAAGTCATGCAAAAACAACCTTTCAGCTGATCCCATTGCTTTCGGCACGAACAATATATCCTTGAtgcaagaaagaaaaattaaaatatatacatataataagatCACGTTTAGCTTGAATTCGCTAACTCTAAATACTGATTAGTCTCGTGATATTCTAAATCAGGACGAATTACATGTCATCTAAGTTAGCCAACTTTAATCGTACGTCCTCTCTCCATTCGAGTCTGAAGTTTCTCTTTAGCATGCCTCAGTGCATTAAGAACTTCTCTTACAGTAGCATCAAGAACGATTGGATCAATTGTTTCCTTTGGTTTTGGCAAATCTATAGGAACTAATGCCAAAGAGTTATTGACATTGTCTTCTTGAAAATCCCTTTCATCTTCTCCATTTTCCCCTTCCTCTTCTTGGACTGAAATTTTTGAACTAGAATAGTGGAACAATAGAttaaaaattagaacaatttTGGTGATATCATATagtactaaataaaataactaaagggAGACAGCTTACATACTATTCGAAGGTAGCCTCGGATATATACAAATCTAAACCTTAGCAGTTATTCCGAGGCTCCCTTCGAATAGTGGACAAATCTACACTTTTTCGAATATATAAATTGAAATTTCTTTCGTGCAATATTTTAAATGTTGAGTTTAGACAGCTTACATATCTATTGGAATCTGAGTTTGAGAAGTCAAGCTCACTTGATTTTCCAAGAACTTCTCTACCCTTAGAATTGTTATCATCATCTTTCCTAAAAATAGCAATTTGCAAAGCATTTTGCTTAAAGTTGATCGACTTTTCTTGGGATATGTGCTCTTGAGAATGTTCCACAAGATATTCAGAGCTGCATTTTGTACTCCCAATAGAATCTTGAAATTGGGAACTTTGTTCTTTATCTTCAGAGAAAGTAACAGATGAAATTTCACTTTTATCAAACAAACTTGAGTGTTCTGATTCATCTGAAACATAAGATATGTTCATGGATTCAAGCTTCTTCATTAAATATTTGAGCTTTTTCTCAGCTTTGTTTCTTGATTTGTtctcttctttcaactttttctCTAGTTCAATCAGCTGCAATTGATTCCAAAGATTAAGGAGATCAGTCTtagtaggaaaaaaaaaagttggcaACTTTATTCCTAAATGGAAAAGAAAACaattttctttctctcttaatTTAGGTATGTTGCTCGGACTAACGTATTGTTGTTAAAACATCATTATAGACAGATGCTAAACAAAGATAAAGTGACAGATATATAAAAGAAATTGATTTATCATCGGCAACATCTATCTATCCCGTCATTCCAAGAGCATGACCAACACACCCCAATTCAAAGCCCCAGATCCCCCCTCCCCCCCGCCCCCCTTTTACTCTCTGTCTATAAAAAAAGGCCTAATTATCTATCAATGAGAACTCATCTTGCTTGTAGGTGAGGTGGGACACAATGTGTATATACTGGATCTTTACAAAGATATGCATTTTCTTGAGGTGGGACACAATGTGTATATATTGGATCTTTACAAAGATATGCATTTTCAAAGACTCAGACACGGATGCGGCAGCACTTTTAAGGAATCCGAACAATCTAGCTTATAATTAAATGTCTATAAGCATTTTCACTCAAAAAACAAGCAGAGATGAAAAAAAAGGGACCTTTTTTCCTATAAGCTCTGCATCTTCCTCTTAGACACTCCACTGTCCTCAAGTCAtcctcttttttcattttcttctcacTGAAAAGAGGGAAAAAAGGGGGGAAAACATGTTACAAAATGTGCTAAGAAAGAATAAGTAGGCAAATTTAGACACACACTAAAAACAAGAGTGGGCAGCTAGCACAGTCGGATCCAAGATTTGAATTttataagtttgaaattataatccTTTTGAGTTAGTCGattcaaaatcaataatttgtACATATTACAAGTTTTACAGGATTTGAGCAAAAACTACTGAGTTCAGCTGAACTAATGGCCAGagataacaacaacatatccagtgtagtTTCACAAATGGGTATGGGAGGATAAAACGTACATAGACCTTATCCTTACCTTGCATAGAGGCTGTGTTtgatagacccttggctcaaagAAAACAGTACAAAGCAATCCaaaaaaagaagtaatgaaaGTGAAAGTAGAGCAAGGCAAAATACTACAATAATTGGAGTAAAATGCAGTAGATAATAACAGAAATCGAAGTACAAACTACAAAATGACTGAAGATGATGAAGATAGAAGAAACTACCTCCATTTTCCATCAGCATTTTCTTCAGCTATCATCTTTTATCTTTAAAGAAAGAAAGTAATTTTCTATAGTGTTGATGCCCTTTAATCAGGGGACTCATCCTTCAATTTGTGAAGTGTAACTACTTAAAGATGGTCACAGAACAATACTGAGGTAATTGAGAAACAGTGAGGAATTGAAAAGTTGcaaaagaatttgaattttatttattcttttgttGATACTAACATATTTTAGGAGTACAAATATTTTACAGAATACTTTTTATTTATATGAGGATAACAAAGTAGGTAGGaagaatttgaattatttttgatACAGGTCTGTGGAATGTAGCCCCGCTATAAATGGCCTTTTTTGTTACTTCACTTCAAAGTTGACCTGTCCTACTGTCACCTATAATTTTAATTGCTCATTAATGCAATATATATTTAGTAAAAGTTCCAATTTACGTGATTTTAAAGGAAAATGAGTCGAGGGTCGATAAGAGGAGTTGCTCAAATGCTAAATACcttcagttttatttttaagattgtgatttttgagttattaaagATAGTAAAAAAGTGGGAATGAGTACACTTACCATGACATATTTCTAATTTCACAAGTgagacatgaaaaaaaaaaaaaagaaaaaaagaaaacaagatgtaggtagattttatttgtTATAAATAAGACATTTTAGTTTTaagattgtgattttgagttattaAAGATAGTAAAAAAGTGGGAATGAGTACACTTACCATGACATATTTCTAATTTCAGAAGTGagatatgaaaaaaagaaaacaagatgTAGATAGATGTTATTTgttacaaataaaataggagagCCCAATTCAAAATACTAATCTAATAGGTGAGAGAATTCATTGGGCCTATAAACCTATTaatacttttctatttttccaatgtggaACAATTGGTATGTAACAATCACCTCCACTTGAGAACCAACAACCTCATTGATCACGGCTGGGCCCAATTGATCACGGTTAGCACCCCTCTTGAGTCCAGGCCACCACTGAATCACGAATCCATGTGTGGATCGATCTTCGTGGTCATGGTTGGCACTCTTTTTTGGATCCACGCCACCACTAATAGCGCACAGGCCATCAT
Coding sequences:
- the LOC107843527 gene encoding probable protein phosphatase 2C 38 isoform X2, which gives rise to MKIFKIARHYLVVLIAENNMVTRCWRPSVKGSGSRRGGDLNGRFKELMWYKDLGAHANGEFSMAVIQANNLMEDQSQLESGPLSSVKLGPHGTFIGVYDGHGGPETSRFVNNALFSNLKKFATEHQEISVDAIRKAFLETEEEFLSLVKTQWHEKPQIATVGSCCLVGVICSGLLYTANVGDSRAVLGRVDKAAKSVAAIQLSTEHNASIESVRDELRLLHPQDSRIVVLKHNVWRVKGIIQVSRSIGDAYLKKSEFNQAPLLARFRLPEPFPKPILRAEPSISIHKLTSKDQFVIFASDGLWDHLSNEEVVDIVHNHPRSGIARRLIKAALHVAAKKREMRYSDLKKIDRGVRRHFHDDITVVVVFIEPYSMNRSSSRSSILSIKGGTPSSPKLQFQHIFSK
- the LOC107843527 gene encoding probable protein phosphatase 2C 38 isoform X1, with amino-acid sequence MKIFKIARHYLVVLIAENNMVTRCWRPSVKGSGSRRGGDLNGRFKELMWYKDLGAHANGEFSMAVIQANNLMEDQSQLESGPLSSVKLGPHGTFIGVYDGHGGPETSRFVNNALFSNLKKFATEHQEISVDAIRKAFLETEEEFLSLVKTQWHEKPQIATVGSCCLVGVICSGLLYTANVGDSRAVLGRVDKAAKSVAAIQLSTEHNASIESVRDELRLLHPQDSRIVVLKHNVWRVKGIIQVSRSIGDAYLKKSEFNQAPLLARFRLPEPFPKPILRAEPSISIHKLTSKDQFVIFASDGLWDHLSNEEVVDIVHNHPRSQGIARRLIKAALHVAAKKREMRYSDLKKIDRGVRRHFHDDITVVVVFIEPYSMNRSSSRSSILSIKGGTPSSPKLQFQHIFSK